A segment of the Streptomyces sp. NBC_00376 genome:
CGTCGACGAGGAGCAGCGGCCCCTCGGCGTCGTCACCGAGCACGACCTGATCGGCGTGGACCGCTTCACCCAGCTCTCCGAGGTCATGTCCAAGGACCTGGTGCTGCTCGACGCGGACATCGACCCGCGCGACGCGTTCAACAAGCTGGACGGCGCCAACCGCAAGCTCGCCCCCGCGGTCGACGCGGACGGCCGGCTCGTCGGCATCCTCACCCGCAAGGCCGCCCTGCGCGCCACCCTGTACACGCCCGCCACCGACGCCGAGGGCAGGCTGCGGATCGCCGCCGCCGTCGGGATCAACGGCGATGTCGCGGGCAAGGCCAAGCAGCTCCTGGACGCGGGCGTCGACACGCTCGTCGTGGACACCGCACACGGCCACCAGGAGTCCATGATCGACGCGGTCCGGGCCGTCCGCGCGCTCGACCCGCAGGTCCCGATCGTCGCGGGCAACATCGTCGCCGCCGAGGGTGTGCGCGACCTCATCGAGGCCGGCGCGGACATCATCAAGGTCGGTGTCGGCCCCGGCGCCATGTGCACCACCCGGATGATGACCGGTGTGGGCCGGCCGCAGTTCTCCGCCGTCCTGGAGTGCGCCGCCGAGGCGAAGAAGTACGGCAAGCACGTCTGGGCGGACGGCGGTGTCCGGCACCCGCGCGATGTCGCGATGGCGCTCGCCGCGGGCGCGTCCAACGTGATGATCGGCTCCTGGTTCGCCGGTACGTACGAGTCGCCCGGCGACCTCCAGCAGTCCGCCGACGGCCGCTTCTACAAGGAGTCCTTCGGCATGGCGTCCGCGCGCGCCGTGAAGAACCGCACGTCGGACGAGTCCGCCTACGACCGGGCCCGCAAGGCGCTCTTCGAGGAGGGCATCTCCACCTCGCGGATGTTCCTCGACCCGGCCAGGCCCGGCGTCGAGGACCTGATCGACTCGATCATCGCGGGTGTCCGCTCCTCCTGCACCTACGCCGGTGCGGCCTCCCTGGCGGAGTTCGCCGAGAAGGCGGTCGTCGGGGTGCAGAGCGCCGCCGGCTACGCCGAGGGCAAGCCGCTGCACGCCAGCTGGAGCTGATCCCGCGGCCCGATGAATTCCGGTGCCCCTCCCGGCCGCTTCGGCCCGGAGGGGCACCGGCGTTTCGGGCGGCTGCGACGGGTCGTGCGGATGGCCGTTTCCGGCCGTCCGGCGGCGCACCGGCCCGCTTCAACCCCGTTGAAATATAAGTAACATGAACCCCAGTCAGCCGCCCGTTCCTCCGTGGTAAGGGATCTCATGTCCTTCTTCACCGACCTGGCCCATCAGTACATCGACGGAGAGTGGAGGCCGGGCAAGGGGTCCTGGGACATCATCGACTTCAACCCGTACAACGGTGAGAAGCTCGCCTCGATCACGGTCGCCACGGCCGACGAGGTGGACCAGGCGTACCGGTGCGCGCAGGACGCCCAGCGGGCCTGGGGCGACACCAACCCGTACGCCCGGCGGGCGGTGCTGGAGCGGGCGCTGAGAGTCGTCGAGGAGCGCGAGTCCGAGATCGGTGACGCGATCGTCGCGGAGCTGGGCGGCACCCGGCTGAAGGCGGCCTTCGAGCTGCACCTCGCCAAGGAGTTCCTGCGGGAGTCGGTCCAGCTCGCGCTGCGGCCCTCCGGACAGATCCTGCCCTCGCCGACCGAGGGCAAGGAGAACCGCGTCTACCGGGTGCCCGTCGGCGTCGTGGGCGTCATCAGCCCCTTCAACTTCCCGTTCCTGCTGTCCCTGAAGTCGGTCGCCCCCGCCCTGGCGCTCGGCAACGCGGTGGTGCTCAAACCGCACCAGAACACCCCGGTCTGCGGCGGCACGCTGGTGGCGAAGGTGTTCGAGGAGGCCGGGCTGCCGGCCGGCCTGCTCAACGTCGTGGTCACCGACATCGCCGAGATCGGCGACGCCCTGCTGGAGCACCCCGTTCCGCAGGTCATCTCCTTCACCGGCTCGGACAAGGTGGGGCGGCACGTCGCCACGGTCTGCGCGGCGAACCTCAAGCGCGCCGTGCTCGAACTCGGCGGCAACAGCGCGCTGATCGTCCTCGACGACGCCGATCTCGACTACGCCGTGGACGCGGCCGTCTTCAGCCGGTACGTGCACCAGGGCCAGGTCTGCATGGCCGCCAACCGGATCCTGGTAGACCGGGTGGTGGAGCGGGAGTTCACCGAGAAGTTCGTCGCCAAGGTCGCCTCGCTCAAGGTCGGGGACCCGGCCGAGCCGGACACCGTGATCGGCCCGCTGATCAACTCCTCGCAGGCCGAGGCCATTTCCTCGCTGGTCGACCAGACCGTGGCGGCCGGCGCGACGGCCCTGCTGCACGGCCGGGCCGACGGCAATCTGGTGAGCCCGTCCGTGCTGACCGGGCTGGCCGCCGATTCCCCCGTCCTGTCCCAGGAGATCTTCGGGCCGGTCGCGCTCGTCGTCCCGTTCGACGGCGAGGACGAGGCGGTACGGATCGCCAACGACACCCCGTACGGCCTGAGCGGCGCGGTGCACACCGGCGACGTCGAGCGCGGCGTACGGGTCGGGCAGCGCATCCACACCGGCATGATCCACATCAACGACGGCACGGTCCACGACGAGCCGATCGTCCCCTTCGGCGGCGAGAAGAGCTCCGGCCTCGGCCGGCTCAACGGTGAGGCCATGGTCGAGGCCTTCACCACCCAGAAGTGGATCTCGGTGCAGCACGGCCGTTCGCAGTTCCCGTTCTGACCGGTCGCACACTGCCGTGGGCGCGCCCGGGAGCGGGCGGCGCCGTGGTCTACTTCGGGGGCGGCCCGTGCCGCCCCCGGAACCGGCCATCGCAGAGAAGTGAACCGCCCGACGTGCGCCTGAACGACCTCGACGAACGCATCGTCCACGCCCTCGCCGAAGACGCCCGACGCTCCTACGCGGACATCGGAGCGATGATCGGCCTGTCCGCGCCCGCCGTGAAACGCCGGGTGGACCGGCTGCGCGCCGAGGGCGCCATCACCGGCTTCACGGTCCGGGTCGACCCGGCGGCGCTGGGCTGGGAGACCGAGGGGTTCATCGAGATCTACTGCAGCCGCAACACCTCGCCGGAGGCGATCAAGCAGGGGCTCGCGCGCTACCCGGAGATCGCCTCGGCCTCCACGGTGACGGGGGAGGCCGACGCGGTCGTGCAGGTCTTCGCCGCCGACATGCGCCACTTCGAACAGGTCCTGGAACGGATCGCGGGCGAGCCGTACGTGGAGCGGACGAAGTCCGTGCTGGTGCTGTCGCCGCTGCTGCGGCGGTACTCCTCGGGCGCGCCGGAGTAGGTTCCGAGCGCCGGTCCTGGTGAGACCCAGGTCACCCTTTTGACCTGCGCAGACGTCCTACGCAATGAATCGCCGCCGGTGGCCTTCGGCGCGCAATGGATCGACGGTGCACGCGCAACGCTCGCGCCTTGTCCGGCGTGATCGGCGGACCGTACCTTCGATACGTCCCCGCCAGCCCGCACCGCCCGAGGTCAGCCATGCCGCCGTTGCGCACCGCCCTGCTCCAGAACTCCGGACGACCCGGATACGTGGCCGAGAACATCGAGGTGCTCGACGGAGCGGCGCGGCGGGCGGCGGACGCCGGGGCGCGGCTCCTGGTCTGCCCCGAGCTTTTCCTGACCGGTTACGCGATCGGGGCCGAGGTGCCCCGGCTGGCCGAGCCGGCCGACGGGCCGTCCGCCCTGGCCGTCGGTGAGATCGCCGCCCGGCACGGACTCGCCGTCCTCTACGGGTACCCCGAGCGTGCCGGCGAGCAGATCTTCAACGCCGCACAGCTCGTCGGCCCGGACGGGACACCGCTCGCCAACTACCGCAAGACCCATCTCTTCGGCTCCTTCGAGCACGAGTGGTTCACCCCCGGCGAGCAGGCCGTGGTCCAGGCCGAGCTGGACGGCGTACGCATCGGGATCATGATCTGCTACGACGTCGAGTTCCCGGAGAACGTCCGCGCCCACGCACTCGCCGGCACCGATCTGCTCCTGGTGCCCACCGCTCAGATGCACCCCTTCCAGTTCGTCGCCGAGTCCCTCGTGCCGGTCCGCGCCTTCGAGAACCAGATGTACGTGGCGTACGTCAACCGGACCGGTCCGGAGGGAGAGTTCGAGTTCGTCGGGCTGAGCTGCCTGGCGGGTCCCGACGGCGCCGTCCGCAGCCGCGCCGGACGCGGAAAGGAACTGGTCGTCGGCGAGGTGGATCCCGCGCTGCTGAGCGCCTCGCGGGCCGTGAACCCGTATCTGCACGACCGTCGCCCCGGCCTGTACGGCTCACTCGTCTGAGCCCGCCCCACCGTTCCACTGTCATTCGCGCAAGGAGTCCCCACCCCATGACGTCCACGGTGCCCAACGCCGTCCAGCACACCGACGCCGCCGAGCCGATCACCATGTTCGGGCCGGACTTCCCCTACGCGTACGACGACTTCCTGGCGCACCCCGCCGGCATCGGGCAGATACCGGCGACCGAGCACGGCACCGAGGTCGCCGTCATCGGCGGCGGGCTCTCCGGCATCGTGGCCGCGTACGAGCTGATGAAGATGGGGCTCAGGCCCGTCGTGTACGAGGCGGACGAGATCGGCGGCCGGCTGCGCACCGTCGGCTTCGACGGCTGCGATCCGCAGCTCACCGCCGAGATGGGCGCGATGCGCTTCCCGCCTTCCTCCACCGCGCTCCAGCACTACATCGACCTGGTCGGCCTGGAGACGAAGCCGTTCCCCAACCCGCTCTCCCCGGCCACCCCCTCGACCGTCGTCGACCTCAAGGGCGAGTCCCACTACGCGCGGACCATCGACGACCTGCCGCAGGTCTACCGCGATGTGATGGACGCCTGGAACCGCTGCCTGGAGGAGGGCGCGGACTTCTCCGACATGAACCGCGCGATGCGTGAGCGCGACGTGCCGCGCATCCGGGAGATCTGGGCGAAGCTCGTCCAGAAGCTCGACAACCAGACCTTCTACGGATTCCTCTGCGACTCCGACGCCTTCAAGTCGTTCCGGCACCGGGAGATCTTCGGCCAGGTCGGCTTCGGTACCGGCGGCTGGGACACCGACTTCCCCAACTCCATCCTGGAGATCCTCCGCGTCGTCTACACCGAGGCGGACGACCACCACCGGGGCATCGTCGGCGGCAGCCAGCAGCTCCCGCTGCGGCTCTGGGAGCGCGAGCCGCAGAAGATCGTCCACTGGCCGCTCGGTACGTCGCTGTCCTCGCTGCACAACGGCGAGCCGCGCCCCGCCGTGACCCGGCTGACCCGCACCGCCGGCAACCGGATCACCGTCACCGACGCCACCGGCGACATCCGCACCTACCCGGCCGCGATCTTCACCGGGCAGTCCTGGCTGCTGCTCTCGAAGATCGACTGCGACGACGCGCTGTTCCCGATCGACCACTGGACGGCGATGGAGCGCACCCACTACATGGAGTCGTCCAAGCTCTTCGTCCCCGTCGACCGGCCGTTCTGGCTCGACGAGGACGAGGCCACGGGGCGGGACACCATGTCGATGACGCTCACGGACCGGATGACCCGGGGGACGTACCTCCTGGACGACGGCCCCGACAAGCCCGCTGTCATCTGCCTCTCGTACACCTGGTGCGACGACAGCCTGAAGTGGCTGCCGCTCTCCCCGAACGAGCGCATGGACGTCATGCTCAAGTCGCTCGGCGAGATCTACCCGGACGTCGACATCAGGAAGCACATCATCGGCAACCCGGTGACGGTGTCCTGGGAGAACGAGCCGTGGTTCATGGGCGCGTTCAAGGCCAACCTGCCGGGCCACTACCGCTACCAGCGGCGGCTGTTCACCCACTTCATGCAGGACCGGCTGCCCGCCGACCGCCGGGGCCTGTTCCTGGCGGGCGACGACATCTCCTGGACGGCCGGCTGGGCCGAGGGCGCCGTACAGACCGCGCTCAACGCCGTCTGGGGTGTGATGACCCGGTTCGGCGGCGCGACCGATGCGACGAACCCCGGCCCCGGCGACGTCTTCGACGACATCGCCCCGGTCGAACTCCCGGAGGACTGAGGGGCGTTACGGCTTTCCGTTACGCGGGCCGGCAGACGCTGCGCTGCCGGCCGAGGCCCGAGATCTCGACCTCCATCACATCGCCCGGACCCAGGTACGGGAAGCGGCCGGACAGCGCCACGCCCTGCGGGGTGCCGGTGTTGATGATGTCGCCGGGCTCCAGCACCAAGTACTGCGACAGGTGGTGCACCAGGTGCGCCACGCTGAAGATCATGTCCGCGGTGGAGGAGTCCTGCCGGGACTCACCGTTGACGTAGCTGCGCAGCCGCAGCTGCTGCGGGTCGCCCACCTCGTCGGCCGTCACCAGCACCGGGCCCAGCGGATTGAACGTCGCGCAGCTCTTGCCCTTGGACCACTGTCCGCCCGACTCCTCCAGCTGGAAGGCCCGTTCGGAGACGTCGTTGCTGACGGCGTAGCCCGCGATGTGGGCGGCGGCGTCGGCGGGGGAGTCCAGGTAGGAGGCGCGGCGGCCGATGACGACGGCCAGCTCCACCTCCCAGTCCGTCTTCTTCGAGCCGCGCGGGATCAGCACGTCGTCGTACGGGCCGACGACGGTGTTCGGCGACTTGTAGAAGAGGATCGGCTGCTCGGGCGGCTCGGCACCCGACTCCGCCGCGTGGGCCGCGTAGTTCTGGCCGATGCAGAGCAGCGCGGAGGGCCGGGCCACGGGGGCGC
Coding sequences within it:
- a CDS encoding GuaB1 family IMP dehydrogenase-related protein: MRFLEPGTGRYTESPSVPYDLTYDDVFMVPGRSAVGSRQGVDLSSPDGTGTTIPLVVANMTAIAGRRMAETIARRGGIVVIPQDIPIEVVTDVISWVKTRHLVLDTPIVLAPGQTVADALSLLPKRAHGAGVVVDEEQRPLGVVTEHDLIGVDRFTQLSEVMSKDLVLLDADIDPRDAFNKLDGANRKLAPAVDADGRLVGILTRKAALRATLYTPATDAEGRLRIAAAVGINGDVAGKAKQLLDAGVDTLVVDTAHGHQESMIDAVRAVRALDPQVPIVAGNIVAAEGVRDLIEAGADIIKVGVGPGAMCTTRMMTGVGRPQFSAVLECAAEAKKYGKHVWADGGVRHPRDVAMALAAGASNVMIGSWFAGTYESPGDLQQSADGRFYKESFGMASARAVKNRTSDESAYDRARKALFEEGISTSRMFLDPARPGVEDLIDSIIAGVRSSCTYAGAASLAEFAEKAVVGVQSAAGYAEGKPLHASWS
- a CDS encoding Lrp/AsnC family transcriptional regulator, which translates into the protein MRLNDLDERIVHALAEDARRSYADIGAMIGLSAPAVKRRVDRLRAEGAITGFTVRVDPAALGWETEGFIEIYCSRNTSPEAIKQGLARYPEIASASTVTGEADAVVQVFAADMRHFEQVLERIAGEPYVERTKSVLVLSPLLRRYSSGAPE
- a CDS encoding carbon-nitrogen hydrolase family protein produces the protein MPPLRTALLQNSGRPGYVAENIEVLDGAARRAADAGARLLVCPELFLTGYAIGAEVPRLAEPADGPSALAVGEIAARHGLAVLYGYPERAGEQIFNAAQLVGPDGTPLANYRKTHLFGSFEHEWFTPGEQAVVQAELDGVRIGIMICYDVEFPENVRAHALAGTDLLLVPTAQMHPFQFVAESLVPVRAFENQMYVAYVNRTGPEGEFEFVGLSCLAGPDGAVRSRAGRGKELVVGEVDPALLSASRAVNPYLHDRRPGLYGSLV
- a CDS encoding fumarylacetoacetate hydrolase family protein yields the protein MRLMRIGEPGHERPVLVCPEGRHYDLSGITDDIDGAFLAALADNPHLVPAEPVLPETDITGQRIGAPVARPSALLCIGQNYAAHAAESGAEPPEQPILFYKSPNTVVGPYDDVLIPRGSKKTDWEVELAVVIGRRASYLDSPADAAAHIAGYAVSNDVSERAFQLEESGGQWSKGKSCATFNPLGPVLVTADEVGDPQQLRLRSYVNGESRQDSSTADMIFSVAHLVHHLSQYLVLEPGDIINTGTPQGVALSGRFPYLGPGDVMEVEISGLGRQRSVCRPA
- a CDS encoding flavin monoamine oxidase family protein encodes the protein MTSTVPNAVQHTDAAEPITMFGPDFPYAYDDFLAHPAGIGQIPATEHGTEVAVIGGGLSGIVAAYELMKMGLRPVVYEADEIGGRLRTVGFDGCDPQLTAEMGAMRFPPSSTALQHYIDLVGLETKPFPNPLSPATPSTVVDLKGESHYARTIDDLPQVYRDVMDAWNRCLEEGADFSDMNRAMRERDVPRIREIWAKLVQKLDNQTFYGFLCDSDAFKSFRHREIFGQVGFGTGGWDTDFPNSILEILRVVYTEADDHHRGIVGGSQQLPLRLWEREPQKIVHWPLGTSLSSLHNGEPRPAVTRLTRTAGNRITVTDATGDIRTYPAAIFTGQSWLLLSKIDCDDALFPIDHWTAMERTHYMESSKLFVPVDRPFWLDEDEATGRDTMSMTLTDRMTRGTYLLDDGPDKPAVICLSYTWCDDSLKWLPLSPNERMDVMLKSLGEIYPDVDIRKHIIGNPVTVSWENEPWFMGAFKANLPGHYRYQRRLFTHFMQDRLPADRRGLFLAGDDISWTAGWAEGAVQTALNAVWGVMTRFGGATDATNPGPGDVFDDIAPVELPED
- a CDS encoding aldehyde dehydrogenase family protein, which gives rise to MSFFTDLAHQYIDGEWRPGKGSWDIIDFNPYNGEKLASITVATADEVDQAYRCAQDAQRAWGDTNPYARRAVLERALRVVEERESEIGDAIVAELGGTRLKAAFELHLAKEFLRESVQLALRPSGQILPSPTEGKENRVYRVPVGVVGVISPFNFPFLLSLKSVAPALALGNAVVLKPHQNTPVCGGTLVAKVFEEAGLPAGLLNVVVTDIAEIGDALLEHPVPQVISFTGSDKVGRHVATVCAANLKRAVLELGGNSALIVLDDADLDYAVDAAVFSRYVHQGQVCMAANRILVDRVVEREFTEKFVAKVASLKVGDPAEPDTVIGPLINSSQAEAISSLVDQTVAAGATALLHGRADGNLVSPSVLTGLAADSPVLSQEIFGPVALVVPFDGEDEAVRIANDTPYGLSGAVHTGDVERGVRVGQRIHTGMIHINDGTVHDEPIVPFGGEKSSGLGRLNGEAMVEAFTTQKWISVQHGRSQFPF